From the genome of Pukyongia salina, one region includes:
- a CDS encoding alpha/beta hydrolase — MKTLKRVFLFILAAAVIVIMGAYLLQEKFIFLPSKLPQEYVYDFDHDFEELFIDTEDGARLNALHFKQENPRGIIVYYHGNAGDLSRWGKVTSYFLQFNYEVLVMDYRTYGKSTGKLSEKALYSDAQLFYNKAKELFPEGNIIVYGRSLGTAMAAYVASKNKPKKLILETPFYDFRKLVQEKVPYLPIKLLKYDFPVAYFTDDVKCRIVIIHGTDDGVVPFEFGEKLYKTLPLEQRSFVTVDGGKHNDLINHQAYRLTIYKELL, encoded by the coding sequence ATGAAAACGCTAAAGAGAGTATTTTTATTCATACTGGCTGCAGCTGTTATAGTGATTATGGGAGCCTATTTACTTCAGGAAAAATTTATTTTCTTACCCTCAAAATTGCCACAGGAATACGTGTACGATTTCGATCACGATTTCGAAGAGCTGTTTATAGATACCGAGGATGGTGCCCGTTTAAATGCCCTTCATTTTAAGCAGGAGAACCCAAGAGGGATCATTGTTTATTATCACGGCAATGCCGGCGACCTGTCACGCTGGGGGAAAGTCACTTCATATTTCTTGCAGTTCAATTACGAAGTATTGGTGATGGACTATCGCACCTATGGAAAAAGTACCGGTAAACTATCGGAAAAAGCCCTTTATAGCGACGCGCAGCTCTTTTACAACAAGGCTAAAGAATTATTTCCCGAAGGCAATATAATTGTGTACGGAAGGTCTCTGGGAACAGCTATGGCCGCCTATGTGGCGTCCAAGAACAAACCCAAAAAGCTCATCCTCGAAACTCCCTTTTACGATTTCAGGAAGCTGGTGCAGGAGAAGGTACCATATCTTCCCATAAAATTATTGAAATACGACTTCCCGGTGGCCTATTTTACGGATGATGTAAAATGCAGGATAGTGATCATTCACGGCACAGATGACGGGGTTGTCCCCTTCGAATTTGGCGAAAAACTCTACAAGACTTTGCCGTTAGAACAGCGCAGTTTTGTAACGGTGGACGGGGGTAAACACAACGACCTTATCAATCACCAGGCCTATCGTCTTACCATTTACAAAGAATTACTTTAG
- a CDS encoding DNA topoisomerase IV subunit B translates to MSQTQYTEENIRSLDWKEHIRMRPGMYIGKLGDGSSPDDGIYILLKEVIDNCIDEFVMGAGKTIEIRIKDKEVKVRDYGRGIPLGKVVDVVSKMNTGGKYDTRAFKKSVGLNGVGTKAVNALSSYFRVESVRDGKLKTAEFELGELKKDSDLEDSSKRKGTKVIFVPDEGIFKHYKYRTEYVAKMLRNYVYLNPGLTIDFNGEKFYSENGLKDLLEDNMSVDDMLYPVIHLKGDDIEVALTHHKTQYSEEYHSFVNGQNTTQGGTHQAAFRESIVKTIREFYGKNYDASDVRKSIVAAISIKVMEPVFESQTKTKLGSTEMGGDLPTVRTYINDFVKTQLDNYLHKNPEVADKIQRKIMMAEKERKELSGIRKLARERAKKASLHNKKLRDCRVHLGDMKKDQRLDTTLFITEGDSASGSITKSRDVNTQAVFSLRGKPLNSYGMSKKVVYENEEFNLLQAALNIEESIEDLRYNNIVIATDADVDGMHIRLLLITFFLQFFPELIKEGHLYILQTPLFRVRNKKETIYCYSEQERIDAIEKLKPKPEITRFKGLGEISPDEFQHFIGDDMRLDPVMLDKSMSIEEMLSFYMGKNTPDRQEFIINNLKVELDKVEE, encoded by the coding sequence ATGTCTCAAACCCAATATACCGAAGAGAATATCCGATCGTTGGATTGGAAGGAGCATATTAGAATGCGTCCCGGAATGTATATCGGGAAGCTTGGTGATGGTTCTTCTCCTGATGATGGTATATATATTCTTCTGAAAGAGGTGATCGATAACTGTATCGATGAGTTTGTGATGGGAGCAGGTAAGACCATCGAGATCAGGATCAAGGACAAGGAGGTTAAAGTTCGTGACTACGGTAGAGGAATCCCTCTTGGGAAAGTAGTGGATGTGGTTTCGAAGATGAACACCGGTGGTAAGTACGATACCCGGGCGTTCAAGAAATCTGTTGGTCTGAACGGTGTAGGTACGAAAGCCGTGAATGCTCTGTCTTCGTATTTCAGGGTAGAATCTGTGCGCGACGGAAAATTGAAGACCGCCGAATTCGAGCTGGGAGAACTGAAGAAGGATTCGGATTTGGAAGATTCCTCAAAACGCAAAGGGACCAAAGTGATCTTTGTCCCGGATGAAGGTATCTTCAAGCATTATAAGTACCGTACCGAATATGTGGCGAAGATGCTTCGGAATTACGTGTACCTCAATCCGGGCCTTACCATAGATTTCAACGGAGAAAAGTTCTATTCAGAAAATGGTCTAAAAGACCTGCTGGAAGATAATATGTCTGTTGACGACATGTTATATCCCGTCATCCATCTGAAGGGTGATGATATTGAAGTTGCCCTCACGCACCATAAAACCCAGTATAGCGAAGAGTATCACAGCTTTGTGAATGGGCAGAACACTACCCAGGGAGGAACACACCAGGCGGCTTTCCGGGAGAGTATTGTAAAGACCATACGCGAATTCTACGGAAAGAACTACGATGCCAGCGACGTGCGTAAATCTATCGTAGCGGCCATTAGCATTAAAGTGATGGAGCCGGTGTTTGAGAGTCAGACCAAAACCAAACTGGGATCCACCGAGATGGGTGGAGACCTGCCTACGGTTAGAACCTACATCAACGATTTTGTAAAGACCCAGCTCGATAATTACCTGCACAAGAACCCCGAAGTTGCCGATAAGATCCAGCGAAAGATCATGATGGCCGAAAAGGAACGGAAGGAACTTAGCGGGATTAGAAAACTGGCACGTGAGCGAGCCAAAAAAGCCAGTTTACACAATAAGAAATTACGCGATTGTCGCGTGCACCTGGGGGACATGAAGAAGGACCAGCGCCTGGATACCACTCTTTTCATCACCGAGGGAGACTCCGCCAGCGGAAGTATCACCAAGAGCAGGGACGTGAACACCCAGGCAGTTTTTTCGCTGCGTGGGAAGCCGCTAAACAGCTACGGCATGTCCAAGAAGGTGGTGTATGAGAACGAGGAATTCAATTTACTGCAGGCAGCGCTCAACATAGAAGAGTCTATAGAAGACCTTCGTTATAACAATATCGTGATCGCCACCGATGCCGACGTAGATGGGATGCATATTCGTTTACTGCTAATTACCTTCTTCCTGCAGTTCTTCCCGGAGCTTATCAAGGAAGGGCATTTATATATACTGCAAACACCATTGTTCCGGGTGCGGAATAAGAAGGAGACCATTTATTGCTATTCGGAGCAGGAACGCATAGATGCGATAGAAAAATTAAAACCAAAGCCCGAGATCACCCGATTTAAAGGGCTTGGTGAGATATCACCCGATGAATTCCAACATTTTATCGGGGACGATATGAGATTAGATCCTGTAATGCTGGACAAATCGATGAGCATAGAAGAAATGCTGAGTTTTTATATGGGTAAGAACACGCCGGACCGGCAGGAATTTATCATTAATAATTTGAAGGTGGAACTGGACAAAGTGGAAGAGTAA
- the mscL gene encoding large-conductance mechanosensitive channel protein MscL, giving the protein MRKFIKEFKEFAVKGNMIDMAVAVVIGTAFNGVVSALVKKVIMPPLSLLTEDVTLSNRKYVLREASGKMEEVAIGYGELIEKMIDFLIIALTIFIVIKGMNRFKSKAEDPKDKAVETPKNIELLSNIERLMEEQNELLKKE; this is encoded by the coding sequence ATGAGAAAGTTTATAAAGGAGTTCAAGGAGTTCGCCGTAAAAGGAAATATGATCGATATGGCCGTAGCGGTTGTGATCGGTACAGCCTTTAACGGCGTTGTAAGCGCACTGGTAAAAAAAGTGATCATGCCGCCACTGTCACTTCTCACAGAAGATGTAACGCTGTCTAACCGAAAATATGTACTTAGAGAGGCTTCCGGTAAAATGGAAGAGGTAGCGATAGGATATGGGGAGCTTATCGAAAAAATGATCGACTTCCTAATCATCGCTCTCACCATCTTTATTGTGATAAAGGGAATGAACCGATTTAAAAGTAAGGCTGAAGATCCTAAGGATAAAGCGGTGGAAACCCCCAAGAATATTGAGCTTTTATCCAATATAGAGCGATTAATGGAAGAGCAGAACGAGCTGCTGAAGAAAGAATAA
- the ychF gene encoding redox-regulated ATPase YchF translates to MKAGIVGLPNVGKSTLFNCLSNAKAQSANFPFCTIEPNIGVVNVPDPRLVKLEELVNPERVLPATVEIVDIAGLVKGASKGEGLGNQFLGNIRETDAILHVLRCFDNDNVVHVDGSVDPVRDKETIDIELQLKDLETVEKRIDKVARAAKTGDKEAQKEVAALTKVKQGLEAGRSVRGIELTDAEREEYINRMQLITDKPVMYVCNVDEESAANGNAYVDAVKAAVANEKAEVLVLAVGTEADITELDTFEERQMFLEDLGLEEPGSAKLIRGAYSLLNLHTYFTAGKKEVRAWTIPVGATAPQAAGVIHSDFEKGFIRAEVIKYEDYVSYGSEAKVKEAGKMGVEGKEYVVQDGDVIHFRHNV, encoded by the coding sequence ATGAAAGCAGGAATTGTAGGATTACCGAACGTAGGAAAATCGACCTTGTTCAATTGTTTATCGAATGCCAAGGCACAAAGTGCCAATTTCCCTTTTTGTACCATCGAACCCAATATTGGGGTGGTAAACGTACCAGACCCCAGGTTGGTGAAGCTTGAAGAGCTGGTAAACCCGGAAAGAGTGTTACCGGCCACGGTGGAGATCGTGGATATTGCCGGACTGGTAAAAGGTGCAAGTAAAGGAGAAGGGCTGGGGAACCAGTTCCTTGGAAATATCAGGGAGACCGATGCTATCCTGCATGTTCTCAGGTGTTTCGATAACGACAATGTGGTGCATGTAGACGGTAGTGTGGATCCGGTGAGGGATAAGGAAACCATCGATATAGAACTTCAGTTAAAAGACCTGGAAACCGTCGAAAAACGCATCGATAAAGTAGCACGGGCTGCCAAGACAGGAGATAAAGAAGCCCAGAAGGAAGTAGCGGCACTTACCAAAGTAAAACAAGGCCTTGAAGCCGGGAGATCGGTTCGTGGGATCGAATTAACCGATGCCGAAAGGGAAGAATATATAAACCGTATGCAACTTATCACAGATAAACCTGTAATGTATGTGTGTAATGTGGACGAAGAATCTGCTGCAAACGGTAACGCCTATGTGGACGCAGTGAAAGCTGCTGTGGCCAATGAAAAAGCAGAAGTGCTGGTACTTGCTGTAGGTACCGAAGCAGATATCACCGAACTGGACACCTTCGAGGAAAGACAAATGTTCCTTGAAGACCTGGGATTGGAAGAACCCGGATCGGCAAAACTGATACGAGGTGCGTACTCCTTACTTAATTTACACACCTATTTCACAGCCGGAAAAAAGGAAGTCCGTGCATGGACCATCCCGGTGGGAGCCACAGCGCCCCAGGCGGCTGGAGTGATCCATTCCGACTTTGAGAAGGGCTTTATCCGGGCTGAGGTGATCAAATACGAAGATTATGTCTCCTACGGTAGTGAAGCCAAGGTAAAGGAAGCCGGGAAAATGGGGGTGGAAGGTAAGGAATACGTAGTACAGGATGGGGATGTGATCCATTTCAGGCATAACGTATAG
- a CDS encoding SRPBCC family protein translates to MKTLSYSTTINKPQEYVFNKLMDKSVYADWAKAWGEGMTYEGEWKEGGYMSFFDNSRGGTKVVFEVFKPHEYVKAKHIAMVNPQNIEVELTDEMMQKWIGSLEEYNFRKLNDNQTKLEVTMTVDEAFQPMFDGAWPKALGYFKDICES, encoded by the coding sequence ATGAAAACATTATCCTATTCAACCACTATTAACAAGCCCCAGGAGTACGTCTTCAATAAATTAATGGACAAAAGTGTCTACGCCGATTGGGCAAAGGCCTGGGGAGAAGGCATGACCTACGAAGGCGAATGGAAAGAAGGAGGCTATATGTCGTTTTTCGATAATTCCCGGGGAGGAACAAAGGTGGTGTTCGAGGTATTTAAACCACATGAATACGTCAAGGCGAAACATATTGCCATGGTAAATCCGCAGAATATTGAAGTTGAACTTACCGATGAAATGATGCAGAAGTGGATCGGTTCGTTGGAAGAATACAACTTTAGAAAGCTGAACGACAACCAAACCAAACTGGAGGTCACCATGACAGTAGATGAGGCATTCCAGCCAATGTTCGACGGCGCCTGGCCCAAGGCATTAGGCTATTTTAAAGATATTTGTGAATCTTAA
- a CDS encoding alpha/beta hydrolase yields the protein MPVWLHTLIWILGIYIAISVALYYLQDYFLFKPEKLPKEFQFYYENQEVEEYNLETRDGASLNGLHFKTENPRGIVLYLKGNSKSIKGWGKFAVDFTRHGFDVFMVDYRGFGKSIGKRSQKAIKHDLQLIYNKMRERVPEQYIILYGRSLGSGFATKLASMNNPRMLILDAPYYSLAKVTGRYMPFMPLSLILKYPMPTYKWIKYVNCPIHIIHGTNDKLIPFKSSVKLSKINPQRTRLYPVIGGGHKNLNNFESYHKMLGEIINFVDQEIDLETTSIGVQHSVKK from the coding sequence ATGCCAGTTTGGTTACATACACTTATCTGGATATTGGGGATCTATATTGCAATTAGTGTGGCGCTCTACTATTTGCAAGATTACTTTTTATTCAAGCCGGAGAAGCTTCCGAAGGAATTTCAGTTCTATTACGAGAACCAGGAGGTGGAAGAATACAACCTCGAGACCCGTGATGGAGCGAGCCTGAACGGCCTGCATTTTAAGACGGAGAATCCACGTGGTATAGTTCTTTACCTCAAAGGGAACTCCAAGAGTATCAAGGGCTGGGGGAAATTCGCGGTCGATTTCACGCGTCATGGTTTCGATGTGTTCATGGTAGATTACCGCGGCTTTGGAAAAAGCATAGGGAAACGCTCACAAAAAGCAATCAAGCATGACCTGCAGTTGATTTATAACAAAATGCGGGAACGAGTACCGGAGCAATACATCATTTTATACGGCCGCTCCCTGGGTTCGGGATTTGCTACTAAACTCGCTTCCATGAACAATCCCAGGATGCTTATTCTGGATGCACCCTATTACAGCCTGGCCAAAGTTACCGGTCGCTATATGCCGTTCATGCCCTTGTCGCTTATCCTTAAATATCCCATGCCCACCTACAAGTGGATAAAATACGTAAACTGTCCCATCCATATCATACATGGCACCAACGATAAGCTCATACCTTTTAAGTCCAGTGTTAAACTATCGAAGATCAACCCGCAGCGCACCCGTTTGTATCCGGTAATAGGGGGTGGGCATAAAAATCTCAATAATTTCGAATCCTATCATAAAATGTTGGGCGAGATTATTAATTTTGTCGATCAGGAAATCGACCTCGAAACAACGAGCATTGGAGTACAACATTCAGTGAAAAAATAA
- a CDS encoding peptidoglycan-binding domain-containing protein, whose protein sequence is MEAALERGNIGSKLFKGSSEKELVTDLQRVLFELGFRRELKWDSYNADGDYGKATATAVASFARKNGIQTNGEKVDDALARIILQRHDFLPEMYVLWDISEGDLRTRKFISKGTRTSISAIQVLLNTLGYGQQLNFAKFGADGLYGSNTRKALVKYAADNGVISDGDWLSRPLIDIMLKDINVFYGNSWKDLAAQNLPGRGSPLILFEGSRFQGKPCRADIQFLPRLKQINKHAEAANVFIHVTSSFRTSTNVNGAIVPPATFSNHLAGHGIDMNVVYDDGKWANSSVLRKYPNVPGPVRQFLKAIIDDPDLRWGGLFNTKDPVHIDDHLNKDRDQWKKRYKAMQKAVQLGGN, encoded by the coding sequence ATGGAAGCAGCCTTAGAACGAGGCAACATAGGGAGTAAACTATTTAAAGGCTCTTCGGAAAAGGAGTTAGTGACAGACCTCCAGCGAGTACTCTTCGAACTAGGATTCAGAAGGGAACTGAAATGGGATAGCTATAACGCCGATGGTGATTACGGTAAAGCAACTGCCACCGCTGTGGCCTCCTTTGCAAGAAAGAACGGAATTCAGACAAATGGTGAAAAGGTAGACGACGCTTTGGCCAGGATCATCTTGCAGCGTCACGATTTCCTGCCCGAAATGTATGTGCTCTGGGACATTAGTGAGGGTGATCTCCGTACGCGTAAATTTATCTCTAAAGGAACCCGTACCAGTATTTCGGCCATACAGGTATTGCTCAATACCCTGGGCTACGGACAGCAACTCAACTTTGCAAAATTTGGCGCCGATGGGCTTTATGGAAGCAACACCCGTAAAGCCCTGGTGAAATACGCTGCCGACAATGGGGTGATCTCTGATGGTGACTGGCTTTCCCGCCCCCTTATCGATATTATGCTAAAAGATATTAACGTGTTTTATGGTAATAGCTGGAAGGATCTTGCCGCTCAAAATCTGCCAGGCAGGGGTTCGCCACTAATCCTATTTGAAGGTTCCCGATTCCAGGGGAAACCATGCCGTGCAGACATACAATTCCTCCCACGCCTGAAACAGATCAACAAGCACGCCGAAGCTGCCAATGTGTTTATCCACGTGACCAGCTCTTTCCGCACCTCCACCAATGTAAATGGCGCCATCGTTCCCCCGGCTACCTTTTCGAACCACCTGGCAGGACACGGTATCGATATGAACGTGGTCTATGATGATGGAAAATGGGCCAACTCTTCCGTATTGAGAAAATATCCCAATGTCCCCGGGCCGGTACGGCAATTTTTAAAAGCTATTATCGACGATCCGGATCTGCGCTGGGGAGGATTATTTAACACCAAAGACCCGGTACATATAGACGACCACCTGAATAAGGATCGCGACCAATGGAAAAAACGGTATAAGGCCATGCAGAAGGCGGTGCAATTGGGGGGCAATTAG
- a CDS encoding DNA gyrase/topoisomerase IV subunit A → MIEDPTNEEELNDEPGHPMDMPDGDTGETITRVTGMYRDWFLDYASYVILERAVPAIEDGFKPVQRRIMHSMKDLDDGRYNKVANIVGHTMQYHPHGDASIADAMVQIGQKDLLIDTQGNWGNILTGDRAAASRYIEARLSKFALDVVYNPKITEWQASYDGRRKEPINLPVMFPMLLAQGAEGIAVGLSTKILPHNFIELIDASVKHLQGKRFQLVPDFPTGGIMDATNYNDGLRGGKIRSRARINQEDKNTLVITEIPYGATTSSLIDSILKANDKGKIKIKKIEDNTAAEVEILIHIPSGISPDKTIDALYAFTSCETSISPLGCVIEDNKPLFIGVAEMLRRSTDRTVELLKSELEIKLSELEEQWHFASLERIFIENRIYRDIEEEETWEGVIAAIDKGLKPHIKHLKRAITEEDIVRLTEIRIKRISKFDIDKAQQKIDALEDSIAEVKNHLNNLITYAIDYFKRLKKEYGAGKERKTEIRMFDDIEATKVVIRNTKLYVNREEGFIGTSLRRDEYVTDCSDIDDIIVFTQDGTMMVTKVDAKTFVGKGIIHVAVFKKKDSRTIYNMIYKDGARGATYVKRFAVTSITRDKEYDLTAGSKGSKVLYFTANPNGEAEVVTILLRQSGSIKKLKWDLDFADILVKGRASKGNIVTKYTVKRVELKEKGLSTLKPRKIWFDETIQRLNVDGRGELLGEFTKEDRLLIVRQNGTVKTAIPEVTMHFDDDMIILEKWEPKKPISAIYWEGEKELFYVKRFLIDNPDKEELIISDHPKSYLEKIFTDHRPMAEVVFVKERGKDRKPNMEVNLEEFIAVKGISALGNQLTKDNVLEINAMDPLPYEAPKPLPAEEIDVVDEEAVSSDASEENKKSSKDEDNDPAADIDEEGQTKLF, encoded by the coding sequence ATGATCGAAGACCCAACTAACGAAGAAGAACTTAACGACGAGCCGGGACATCCAATGGATATGCCCGATGGCGACACGGGTGAGACCATAACCCGGGTAACCGGTATGTATCGCGACTGGTTTCTGGATTACGCTTCCTATGTGATCCTGGAAAGGGCCGTACCAGCCATAGAGGATGGATTTAAGCCTGTGCAACGCAGGATCATGCACTCTATGAAGGATCTTGACGATGGGCGCTATAACAAGGTCGCCAACATCGTTGGGCATACCATGCAATATCACCCCCACGGTGATGCCAGTATTGCAGACGCCATGGTGCAGATAGGACAGAAAGACCTGCTAATCGACACCCAGGGAAACTGGGGGAATATCCTTACGGGCGACAGGGCCGCAGCTTCCAGGTATATCGAAGCCCGCCTGTCTAAGTTTGCGCTAGATGTAGTATACAACCCCAAGATAACCGAATGGCAGGCGTCTTACGATGGCAGACGAAAAGAACCCATCAATCTACCGGTAATGTTCCCCATGCTTTTAGCACAAGGAGCGGAAGGAATAGCTGTAGGACTCTCTACAAAGATATTACCACACAATTTCATCGAACTCATCGACGCCTCTGTAAAGCATTTGCAGGGGAAGCGATTTCAGTTGGTACCAGATTTTCCAACGGGCGGTATCATGGATGCCACTAATTATAACGATGGCCTTAGAGGTGGAAAGATTAGAAGTAGGGCAAGGATCAACCAGGAGGATAAGAACACCTTGGTGATCACCGAGATACCTTATGGCGCTACCACTTCATCCCTTATAGATTCTATCCTGAAAGCCAATGACAAAGGGAAGATCAAGATCAAGAAGATAGAAGATAATACAGCTGCCGAGGTGGAGATCCTGATACACATCCCCAGCGGTATCTCGCCGGATAAGACCATAGATGCCCTGTATGCGTTTACTAGTTGTGAGACGTCTATATCTCCTCTGGGATGTGTGATAGAAGACAACAAACCCCTGTTTATAGGGGTTGCCGAGATGCTTAGACGATCCACAGACCGAACGGTAGAACTGCTGAAAAGCGAGCTCGAGATAAAACTTTCCGAACTAGAAGAGCAATGGCATTTCGCTTCCCTGGAAAGGATCTTTATAGAAAACAGGATATACCGCGATATAGAAGAAGAAGAAACCTGGGAAGGTGTTATTGCCGCCATCGATAAAGGATTAAAGCCTCATATAAAACATCTTAAGCGCGCGATTACCGAAGAAGATATAGTAAGGTTAACCGAGATCCGAATTAAGCGTATTTCAAAATTCGATATAGACAAAGCGCAGCAAAAGATTGATGCGTTGGAAGATAGCATAGCTGAAGTAAAGAATCACTTGAATAATCTTATCACCTACGCTATCGACTATTTTAAGCGTTTGAAGAAGGAGTATGGAGCCGGAAAGGAGCGCAAGACAGAAATAAGGATGTTCGACGATATCGAGGCCACCAAGGTAGTTATACGCAATACGAAATTGTATGTAAATCGGGAGGAAGGTTTTATAGGTACCAGCCTTCGTCGCGACGAATACGTGACCGATTGTAGTGATATAGACGATATTATAGTGTTCACACAAGACGGAACCATGATGGTGACCAAAGTGGATGCCAAGACCTTTGTAGGTAAAGGGATCATACATGTGGCGGTGTTCAAGAAGAAAGACAGCCGTACCATTTACAATATGATCTACAAGGATGGGGCAAGAGGGGCCACCTATGTGAAACGATTTGCGGTTACCTCTATCACCCGCGACAAGGAATATGATCTCACCGCAGGAAGTAAAGGCTCCAAGGTGTTGTACTTCACGGCTAATCCAAATGGGGAAGCGGAGGTTGTAACCATCTTACTAAGGCAATCCGGCAGCATTAAGAAACTTAAATGGGATCTCGATTTTGCCGATATACTCGTAAAAGGCAGAGCTTCCAAAGGAAATATAGTCACCAAGTACACGGTAAAACGCGTAGAGCTTAAGGAGAAGGGGTTATCAACGCTAAAACCACGTAAGATCTGGTTCGATGAGACCATACAGCGTCTCAATGTGGACGGACGCGGAGAGCTGCTGGGGGAATTCACCAAGGAAGACAGATTATTGATAGTGCGACAAAACGGAACGGTAAAAACAGCCATCCCAGAGGTAACCATGCATTTTGACGATGATATGATCATCCTTGAGAAATGGGAGCCAAAGAAGCCAATTTCGGCGATATACTGGGAGGGTGAGAAAGAGTTATTCTACGTAAAACGATTCCTGATCGATAATCCCGATAAGGAAGAATTGATCATTTCAGACCACCCTAAATCCTACCTGGAAAAGATATTTACCGATCATCGCCCAATGGCCGAAGTGGTATTTGTGAAGGAGCGAGGTAAGGATCGCAAGCCGAACATGGAGGTGAACCTGGAGGAGTTTATCGCTGTAAAAGGCATTAGTGCGCTTGGAAATCAGCTTACCAAGGATAATGTGCTAGAGATCAACGCCATGGATCCACTGCCGTACGAAGCTCCGAAACCACTTCCGGCGGAAGAGATCGATGTGGTGGACGAAGAAGCGGTTTCTTCAGATGCTTCAGAAGAAAACAAGAAATCATCCAAAGATGAGGACAATGACCCGGCTGCCGACATAGACGAGGAAGGGCAAACCAAGTTATTCTAG
- a CDS encoding YoaK family protein, producing the protein MFRHQGKSRTIKHNLRIATVLSFVAGIVIVTGFLSIKQLTTNVTGHFALFINDVANLEFWRGTIYFLYIFSFLIGSFFSSFLIEIFRKNKKLNVYFIPILIECLILITIALLSNVVEITYPDLIACSLLFAMGLQNSLVTKISSAIVRTTHLTGLFTDLGIEVSQLFFPKMHPNRNALISTIKLRIYIILFFFAGGLMGGLFYSKFDFKLNTLIIAALILLMSLFYDDMRYNLIKTKRKYHQRKTARY; encoded by the coding sequence ATGTTCAGACATCAGGGTAAGAGCAGAACTATAAAACATAATCTGCGTATCGCGACCGTGTTGTCTTTTGTGGCGGGTATCGTAATTGTGACAGGGTTTTTATCGATCAAACAACTTACTACAAATGTGACCGGTCATTTTGCTTTATTTATTAACGATGTAGCAAATTTGGAGTTCTGGAGAGGAACAATTTATTTTCTGTACATTTTCTCTTTTCTTATAGGATCTTTCTTTTCCAGCTTTCTCATCGAAATTTTCAGGAAAAACAAAAAACTCAATGTTTATTTCATTCCTATACTAATCGAGTGCCTTATTTTAATTACCATCGCTTTGCTAAGCAATGTAGTGGAGATCACCTATCCCGATCTAATAGCCTGTTCTTTGCTATTTGCAATGGGCTTGCAAAACTCCCTGGTGACTAAAATTTCCAGTGCTATTGTTAGAACGACCCATTTAACCGGACTTTTTACAGATCTGGGAATAGAAGTATCTCAATTGTTCTTCCCTAAGATGCATCCCAATCGTAACGCGTTAATATCGACAATTAAGCTGCGTATTTATATTATATTGTTCTTTTTCGCCGGCGGCTTAATGGGAGGCCTTTTTTATTCTAAATTCGACTTTAAATTAAACACCTTGATCATTGCTGCCCTAATCTTACTTATGAGTTTATTTTATGACGATATGAGATATAATTTAATAAAAACCAAGAGAAAATATCATCAAAGAAAAACTGCGAGATATTAA